tgaaaattaaattagtctTATTCATGTAACGGTATATACATAAGGCGAAATGCAAATAATAGTTAGTCAGTGACGTATGTTACGTCAAAGTAATTGCATCGATTATCCAGGGTATGAATTACGTCACAGCGTTATGTTTGATGCGTCCATTCATCACGCTGAATAATATCTTGgggttatataacatattatgatgAAATCTTCATTAAAACTCAAATATTAtactcattttaaataatatatcccaATGTCTATAGAGTATAATTACACGTATTTAATTGATAGAAAGATCAACTACTGAGTTTTTTTGGTagctttcatttttaattaatttataaaataacgataattttttttttatagaataggaaggtggacgacgcatatgggccacctgatggtaagtcaccacacCATGGTaaggtcaccaaacgcccttagacattggcattgtaagaaatgacaaccatcgcttatagccaatgcgccaccaaccttgggaactaagattttatgtcccttatgcctgtaattacactggctcactcacccttcaaatcggaacacaacaatatcaagtattgctgttttgcggtagaatatctgatgagtgggtggtacctacccagacgagcttgcacaaagccctaccaccagtagtttaataatttaataattaagtttaaagtGCTTGTAGAGCTTGCAAGAGTATATCTGTATGAAGGCATTTTTTTCGTAAGTAATCAAAGGAAAAAACACATATACAAGTGTGTGTGCGTCTATGTGATTGTGTGTTCGTGTGTATGTGGCAAACACTAAAACAAAACAAGATTACTAAAAgagtgaataataaaataacacttaAAGTATTAAACATTGTAAATCGTTTTGTAAATGTTGAATTGTTTTAAGTTcgatttaaatatcaaaattgtgTATCTTATAACGTTTTCAAGTACATTTGCAACTGAGACGTATATTCTGACCATATTTTAAATGACAGCTTTACTTTCtttctaaaaagttttatacaaaatgcAAGATACATAATCACTTTGAAAAGcgacaatatataaaaagtaccgttgccattttgatattaatattacgttttagctgtgtaaaatattttaaattacaagaaATAGTACtaattgttgaaaaatatttcacttctttcttaaaatattatataacactgTATGGTAAtctactattataattttcaaacatttaaaacataaaataactaaCAATACTGAACATCATCAACTAATGCCCGATCATATTTTATACGAAGATTTCTCGCAAGTGTAACGCAACAAATGTCTCGTAGGCagttttacatatgtatatttaatactttaatctatttacatacattttgataataaatttatttaggttttatttttattcaggggcaacaacaacaacaacctTGATAAATGTAGAGTAATGTAGGCAATATcattaactaataattaaacatacaaTTGAAAAAGTATCGAAATTGCTTGAGACCTATATAGTGTACATACATATGCAAGCAGGAGAATAATTTAGTGATATTTAGCAGCAATTAATcctcatttttttgtttaaatcttACCTTAACTGATCTTGGATCTAATTGCATATATTAGAGTACGCTATTATTTCTTTACAAGCGCTTTTGAATAATGCTTTATAATACTTGTAATATCAAAGCAAAATTGTTTCAGAATTGTTGGCATTCACGATCTTACTACTCCCGTGTACATACGCCCGTATATCAGTGATGTACGCACACGAGAAAATGACGGATATGGTCGCTGAACAGTGTCTAGGCGAAATGTATCCGAAGGGCAAACGAATCGATTTTCAAGAATCGGACGAGTCTTGTATTATATACTGCGTGTTAAAGAAATTGGGCATCATGAACACTGTTGGACAAATTAATATAGACGTTTATCGGTAAGGAAAATAATATCCTACTACATCCTATACTATTTACTTAATCTGATaactatattcataaataaaatgacaaacaTATTGTTGTCGCCCTCATTTCTAAGAAATATCAAGAGTGAAAAACAGAGACAGTAAAAGTTTTTACGTAATCCTTTTaggatttctttttaatatacaaatgtatttttccCTAAGTGatattgaagtaaataataaatagatactcAATGTTATTGACAATCATTGtccgttaattattatataacaaaataacttcataatttagaatattaattataaagttattatcaactttataaaatataaagcatgAAAGtacaactaatataataatataaatattaatggtttttttaaatgtaatcatacacatttatatacatatttatacatacgcTGTATCGACTAAATTAATGACTTGATGAGCTCGTGACTAATACAGATGCAAGAAGCAATATAAAATGCGGTTAAACTCATATTTTAACGATTAAGtttgactttattattattattttgatattatttttgtagacGAAGTCTTTTTTTCTTAAGTTCTTATTTTTGTAACGAAGAAGTACAAACTTCTTGAACATTAAAGTCATctgaatgaatatttatattcacaGTGTTATCTGATAATCaacatagttattaaaatatccacaatgtatacatatatttgttccttagatgttatattataataattgattattgtCATAATTCTCAATAAAACTCCAGTTCACAAAAGATTTGTATGTGAAATTTATGAATGGAATTGGCTTAACTTATTGTAATCCCCATAAATGTTCCACTCGTGCAAAAATTCCTGCTCTTTTATTAAGGAAAAGGTTAAGAGTTCATTATACTAAGCTGATCTTCTGTAGGTGTATTGTTTGAAGCTGAATTTCATCACAGGCAAATGTTTCAAACATCATTCCATTTCATTCatccttattttgtttttacagctaatcatgaaattaattataaacaaatatttgtcacTTGAAAATAGCGGTGCATattcggatttgaacccaaacgtttttatgtttttactaGAAATCAACTGTGCCAAGACCTGGCTGTatgtataagataaaataatttgaatcccCTTCATTGATCTTTGATGCTTCTAGCTTTAAAacctatttaatattcaaaatatcagCCTTACTAGGAAATCCTTCTCATGGTCTTAGGTTATCGTCGCAAACATTTGTCGGTAGTTAACTAAGT
This Nymphalis io chromosome 21, ilAglIoxx1.1, whole genome shotgun sequence DNA region includes the following protein-coding sequences:
- the LOC126776931 gene encoding uncharacterized protein LOC126776931; the protein is MDKLLAFTILLLPCTYARISVMYAHEKMTDMVAEQCLGEMYPKGKRIDFQESDESCIIYCVLKKLGIMNTVGQINIDVYRKRVQQAHQFDGRSVPNDNGSACIESAEATQHKQDVCKKAKVFNDCTHLYKILFK